A stretch of Deinococcus gobiensis I-0 DNA encodes these proteins:
- a CDS encoding helix-turn-helix transcriptional regulator encodes MIALLSEAGPLTTAQLAERLDCQRQEVQRDRRLLIQEGREVLHTEERSPRYFLAHPWVSADVSQDPVRAVIHHALLRLLHHHAPTPSRLYHEVLLELTGQLPASLRNVALRSLAPPGGDTPRLLETLAAAWCWGQPVRFTYRKPGAGLKVSEADIVFMEINRNNLDWYVFARRRGEVKVKTFHLSRFVDAVRLENEASPEIPFDPRAELDGAWGIIGGKQHCEVTLRFAPDAVLYVAHRPWPGQLGGEMDGESYLLRLRAPLNHEHLPVEVLAWIRGWGPRVEILSPAWVRNLWLEDAREVLRRYALEVAPTGGR; translated from the coding sequence TTGATCGCCCTGCTCAGCGAGGCAGGCCCCCTAACCACCGCCCAGCTTGCTGAGCGGTTGGACTGCCAGCGCCAGGAGGTACAACGAGACCGTCGCCTACTTATTCAGGAAGGCCGAGAAGTCCTACACACCGAGGAGCGTTCACCGCGCTACTTTCTGGCGCACCCCTGGGTGTCGGCTGACGTGAGCCAAGATCCGGTGCGGGCAGTGATCCATCACGCGCTGCTGCGCCTGCTGCACCATCATGCGCCCACGCCCAGCCGCCTCTATCACGAGGTGCTGCTGGAATTGACCGGCCAACTGCCTGCATCGCTGCGGAACGTGGCGCTCCGTTCGCTTGCGCCTCCCGGAGGGGATACCCCGCGCCTCCTCGAAACGCTGGCGGCGGCATGGTGTTGGGGTCAGCCTGTACGTTTTACCTACCGCAAACCCGGTGCAGGGCTTAAGGTCAGCGAGGCCGACATAGTGTTTATGGAGATCAACCGTAACAACCTCGACTGGTATGTATTCGCTCGGCGGCGAGGCGAGGTCAAGGTCAAGACGTTTCACCTTTCGCGTTTCGTGGACGCGGTGCGGCTGGAGAACGAGGCCAGTCCTGAGATTCCCTTCGATCCCCGCGCAGAACTGGACGGGGCCTGGGGCATTATTGGCGGGAAGCAGCATTGTGAGGTGACGCTTCGCTTCGCTCCAGATGCAGTGCTCTACGTCGCCCACCGCCCCTGGCCTGGACAGCTGGGGGGGGAGATGGATGGAGAAAGCTATCTTCTCCGGTTGAGAGCCCCGCTGAATCATGAGCACCTGCCGGTGGAAGTCCTGGCTTGGATTCGTGGCTGGGGACCTAGGGTGGAAATCCTGTCCCCTGCCTGGGTCCGTAACCTCTGGTTGGAGGACGCACGGGAAGTACTGCGGCGGTACGCCTTGGAAGTTGCGCCTACAGGGGGTAGATAG
- the cas6 gene encoding CRISPR system precrRNA processing endoribonuclease RAMP protein Cas6, which translates to MLPLDLPFTALRVTLRALEPVQLPPFPGSKLEGAFGRALYRLACTQPHREMCQGCPLQSICPYGLSYAPQLPEGLEVSSLGTPPRPVLFRVAYGKERHLAPGEILTFGLVVVGRAAAQLPYLLAALREVGRDGLGRTRGRLELEEVNSFHPYTDEEVTLLRGTQLGVHLTPLLLQVGELPPMTGERLRLHLRSPLHIKVGGQMAEDLHFPVLVRALQRRLSNLEQVHGGGASLRADFTHLPRLAREVETVGQRLRLVSQLRKGSRPRQTATMEGWVGMMEYQGDFTPFASLLRGGEQLGVGKWAHFGAGLYDLEVAG; encoded by the coding sequence ATGCTCCCGTTAGACCTTCCCTTTACCGCCTTGCGCGTGACGTTGCGGGCGCTGGAGCCGGTGCAACTTCCGCCCTTCCCGGGCTCCAAGCTCGAAGGCGCGTTCGGGCGGGCGCTGTACCGCCTAGCCTGTACGCAGCCACATCGGGAGATGTGTCAGGGTTGCCCTCTCCAGAGCATCTGCCCCTACGGCCTGAGTTACGCGCCGCAACTGCCAGAGGGCCTGGAAGTTTCCTCACTGGGCACCCCACCGCGTCCCGTTCTCTTCCGGGTGGCGTATGGGAAGGAGCGGCACCTGGCACCCGGTGAGATTCTCACCTTCGGGCTGGTGGTAGTGGGGCGAGCCGCCGCGCAACTCCCGTATTTGCTGGCGGCGCTGCGGGAGGTGGGGAGAGACGGACTGGGACGCACACGGGGCCGTCTGGAGCTGGAAGAGGTGAATAGCTTCCACCCCTATACAGATGAGGAAGTGACGCTACTGCGCGGCACACAACTGGGGGTTCACCTCACCCCCCTCCTGCTCCAGGTCGGGGAACTGCCGCCTATGACCGGCGAGCGGTTGCGTCTACACCTGCGCTCGCCGCTCCACATCAAGGTCGGGGGACAGATGGCCGAGGATCTGCACTTTCCCGTGTTAGTGCGGGCCTTGCAACGGCGGCTGAGCAATTTGGAGCAGGTTCACGGTGGCGGGGCCAGCCTGAGGGCTGACTTTACACATTTGCCCCGACTGGCACGTGAAGTGGAGACTGTAGGGCAGCGCTTGCGCCTTGTCTCGCAGCTTCGTAAGGGGAGTCGACCACGCCAGACTGCGACTATGGAAGGTTGGGTAGGCATGATGGAATATCAGGGCGACTTCACCCCCTTTGCATCTCTGCTGCGCGGTGGTGAGCAACTGGGCGTGGGCAAATGGGCGCACTTCGGGGCGGGATTGTATGACTTGGAGGTCGCAGGATGA